A section of the Oryza sativa Japonica Group chromosome 1, ASM3414082v1 genome encodes:
- the LOC4326229 gene encoding flowering-promoting factor 1-like protein 1, which produces MSGVWVFKNGVVRLVEKQQATAGTAVAGGRRKALVHTPSGQVVSSYAALEARLTALGWERYYEDPSLFQFHKRGSLDLISLPADFSAFSSVHMYDIVVKNRDSFRVVDA; this is translated from the coding sequence ATGTCAGGGGTTTGGGTGTTCAAGAACGGGGTGGTGAGATTGGTGGAGAAGCAGCAggcgacggcggggacggcggtggcgggagggaggaggaaggcgctGGTGCACACGCCGAGCGGGCAGGTGGTGTCGTCGTACGCGGCGCTGGAGGCGCGGCTGACGGCGCTCGGGTGGGAGCGCTACTACGAGGACCCCTCCCTCTTCCAGTTCCACAAGCGTGGCTCCCTCGACCTCATCTCCCTCCCCGCCGACTTCTCCGCCTTCTCCTCCGTCCACATGTACGACATCGTCGTCAAGAACCGCGACTCCTTCCGCGTCGTCGACGCCTAA
- the LOC4326228 gene encoding rapid alkalinization factor: MAAAAVALLAFLLAAASAASSASAAAATLVEGGVVGRAAVVMRRGGRTCRGTVGECMEFLGVDGEGEDELAAAATGKRRVLQGGSGYIGYDALRRDSVPCSQRGASYYNCQPGAEANPYSRGCSAITQCRG, from the coding sequence atggcggcggcggcagtagcGTTGCTCgcgttcctcctcgccgcggcgtcagcggcgtcgtcggcgtcggcggcggcggcgacgctggtgGAGGGCGGCGTGGTGGGGCGCGCGGCGGTGGTGATGAGGCGGGGAGGGAGGACGTGCCGTGGCACGGTGGGGGAGTGCATGGAGTTcctcggcgtcgacggcgagggggaggacgagctggcggcggcggcgacgggcaagCGGCGGGTGCTGCAGGGCGGGTCGGGGTACATCGGGTACGACGCGCTGCGGCGCGACAGCGTGCCGTGCTCGCAGCGCGGCGCGTCCTACTACAACTGCCAGCCCGGCGCCGAGGCCAACCCTTACTCCCGCGGCTGCTCCGCCATCACCCAGTGCAGgggatga